The genomic segment TGCAAATTTTAACAGGAAATTTAGCTTTTCAAAGCTATTGAGAATATATTAATTCATGATTCTGTCTTTAAGTTTATGAATTAATCGGGTTAAATCAACATTTAAGATAATTCATATTTTTTGAAAAAACTTGACCATTTCATTTTTATTACACCCCATAATGCTTCATTGAATATACCACCACTCATTTTTGAAGCCCCTTCTTTTCTGTCCGTAAAAATTATTGGTACTTCTACAATTTTAAAGCCAAATTTCCATGTAGTAAATTTCATCTCAATCTGAAAAGCATAACCCTTGAATTTAATATTATCCAAGTCAATAGTTTCCAACACTTTTCTTTTGTAACATTTGAATCCCGCAGTTGTATCTTTAATATCCATTCCTGTTATTAACCTAACATATGCTGATGCATAGTACGACATAATTACTCTGGCAATGGGCCAGTTCACAACATTCACTCCTGAAATATATCTTGAACCAATCGACATATCAGCATTATTGTTTTTACAGGCATCTAATAATTTTATTAAATCTTTAGGATTATGCGAAAAATCTGCATCCATCTCGAAAATATATTCGTATTTTCTTTCCAATGCCCATTTAAACCCATTTATATAAGCAGTTCCTAATCCAAGTTTACCTTTT from the Bacteroidales bacterium genome contains:
- a CDS encoding polyprenol monophosphomannose synthase, which codes for MSDCLVIIPTYNEKENIEKIINKVFSLENDFNILIIDDGSPDGTGSIIKNLQEKFNNRLFLVERKGKLGLGTAYINGFKWALERKYEYIFEMDADFSHNPKDLIKLLDACKNNNADMSIGSRYISGVNVVNWPIARVIMSYYASAYVRLITGMDIKDTTAGFKCYKRKVLETIDLDNIKFKGYAFQIEMKFTTWKFGFKIVEVPIIFTDRKEGASKMSGGIFNEALWGVIKMKWSSFFKKYELS